A stretch of the Notamacropus eugenii isolate mMacEug1 chromosome 2, mMacEug1.pri_v2, whole genome shotgun sequence genome encodes the following:
- the LOC140522109 gene encoding uncharacterized protein isoform X5 — MEFCNSNRLRYFTRDSCCGSLLGDSGREEMGQTWGAGVQRVTCWCGGRPLAFLRSLLPFQCRRNTYDLQRDGVQRLEREPVRCISIRKYEDGTMGTTIGSGRVLEAHRNETVWLQQMQEEEGLSTFSRGSGPRRPKSSQHHQQLLAVKESLEKLVPGVAENGSVSCGTQSQAAAVPSLPASPTEFPRMSGNLPCSESTMDQGEAPRKLPQSIRRRWSYKQAVSKASEKWHHMDDEALTPPCTKTALPVCPGRKVVQPVQMFLQTVRKKQMLVTLTSASRPSVMKSFIKRNTVHHLDAEEKELQQLENLKKKEEAELLRKQKVEEDQHQRLEEMKMKREEHLWKALKARKQAEQLEVEKKKRTEQKLEAKQKPLAKKARKKTARKVEEAEMMLKQEEEAWRQKRLQQQEEEREQKRQRKVAEALRNAVQRRQRERQLALEREMQRKREEERLQAEWERALQLHKERLLKELEEEQKREQDQRQEQEPKKLQKEQEKKAKEAKVVAATTGARDRWLDETTHVQLWQPKGPGRDKEVSFLLQSPVGNSSEMTPQAPKGSIKIIPDSDGMDLCSDDSTDDEFQPGRPIPAWATGFRKS; from the exons ATGGAATTCTGCAACTCCAACAGGCTGCGTTACTTCACAAGGGACAGTTGCTGTGGAAGTTTGCTTGGTGACTCCGGTCGTGAAGAAATGGGCCAAACCTGGGGCGCAGGTGTCCAAAGGGTGACTTGCTGGTGTGGCGGCAGACCCCTAG CCTTTCTGAGATCACTGCTGCCTTTCCAATGTCGTCGAAACACCTACGACCTCCAGAGAGATGGAGTGCAGAGACTGGAAAGGGAGCCAGTGAGATGCATCAGCATCAGAAAATACGAAG ATGGCACCATGGGGACCACCATAGGCTCTGGGAGAGTCCTGGAGGCCCACAGAAATGAGACGGTGTGGCTGCAGCAGATGCAGGAGGAGGAGGGTTTGAGCACTTTTTCCAG GGGGTCTGGCCCCAGGAGGCCCAAGAGCAGTCAGCACCACCAGCAGCTACTTGCGGTCAAAGAGAGCTTGGAGAAGCTGGTCCCGGGGGTGGCTGAGAACGGCTCCGTCTCTTGTGGGACCCAAAGCCAAGCAGCAGCGGTCCCCTCGCTGCCTGCCTCCCCTACGGAGTTCCCCAGAATGTCAGGGAACCTGCCATGCTCAG AGAGCACGATGGACCAAGGTGAGGCGCCCAGGAAGCTTCCTCAGAGCATCAG GCGGAGGTGGAGCTACAAGCAAGCTGTCAGTAAGGCGTCTGAGAAATGGCACCACATGGACGATGAGGCTCTCACTCCTCCTTGCACCAAGACAGCCTTACCTGTCTGCCCCGGCCGCAAG GTGGTGCAGCCCGTACAAATGTTCCTACAGACAGTGCGAAAGAAGCAGATGCTCGTGACGCTGACCTCCGCCAGCCGCCCCAGTGTCATGAAGTCGTTCATCAAGCGCAACACTGTCCACCATCTGGATGCCGAG GAGAAGGAACTGCAGCAGCTGGAAAAcctgaaaaagaaggaggaggctgAGCTCCTAAGAAAGCAGAAGGTGGAGGAGGACCAGCACCAGCGCCTGGAGGAGATGAAGAT GAAACGGGAAGAGCACCTGTGGAAGGCCCTGAAGGCCCGCAAGCAGGCAGAACAGCTGGAGGTAGAGAAGAAGAAACGCACTGAGCAGAAGTTGGAG GCAAAGCAGAAGCCTCTGGCTAAGAAGGCCAGGAAGAAAACTGCCAGGAAGGTGGAGGAGGCTGAGATGATGCTGAAGCAGGAGGAAGAAGCCTGGAGGCAGAAGAGACTCCAGCAG caggaggaggagcggGAGCAGAAGCGGCAGAGGAAGGTGGCAGAAGCCCTAAGAAACGCGGTGCAGCGGAGGCAGCGGGAGAGGCAGCTGGCGCTGGAGAGGGAGatgcagaggaagagggaggaggagaggctgCAGGCTGAGTG GGAGCGAGCTCTGCAGCTCCACAAGGAGAGATTACTGAAGGAACTGGAAGAGGAGCAGAAGAGG GAGCAAGATCAGCGCCAAGAGCAGGAGCCAAAGAAGCTGCAGAAGGAGCAGGAGAAGAAGGCCAAGGAGGCCAAGGTGGTGGCAGCTACTACTGGAGCCCGTGATAGATGGTTGGATGAGACCACGCACGTGCAG CTCTGGCAGCCCAAGGGgccaggaagagataaagaggtctcctttcttcttcagtcTCCAGTTGGCAACTCTTCTGAAATGACCCCCCAGGCCCCCAAGGGGAGCATCAAGATCATCCCAGACAGTGATGGAATGGATCTGTGTAGTGATGACTCCACAGATGATGAGTTCCAGCCCGGCAGGCCCATTCCTGCTTGGGCCACTG gttttagGAAAtcatga
- the LOC140522109 gene encoding inner centromere protein-like isoform X1, giving the protein MEFCNSNRLRYFTRDSCCGSLLGDSGREEMGQTWGAGVQRVTCWCGGRPLAFLRSLLPFQCRRNTYDLQRDGVQRLEREPVRCISIRKYEDGTMGTTIGSGRVLEAHRNETVWLQQMQEEEGLSTFSRGSGPRRPKSSQHHQQLLAVKESLEKLVPGVAENGSVSCGTQSQAAAVPSLPASPTEFPRMSGNLPCSESTMDQGEAPRKLPQSIRRRWSYKQAVSKASEKWHHMDDEALTPPCTKTALPVCPGRKVVQPVQMFLQTVRKKQMLVTLTSASRPSVMKSFIKRNTVHHLDAEEKELQQLENLKKKEEAELLRKQKVEEDQHQRLEEMKMKREEHLWKALKARKQAEQLEVEKKKRTEQKLEAKQKPLAKKARKKTARKVEEAEMMLKQEEEAWRQKRLQQQEEEREQKRQRKVAEALRNAVQRRQRERQLALEREMQRKREEERLQAEWERALQLHKERLLKELEEEQKREQDQRQEQEPKKLQKEQEKKAKEAKVVAATTGARDRWLDETTHVQLWQPKGPGRDKEVSFLLQSPVGNSSEMTPQAPKGSIKIIPDSDGMDLCSDDSTDDEFQPGRPIPAWATGFQLRQATIYQYYVPPDIDQIFGTILSPDLEDIFQKSKPRYHTRTSSALWDSSPLARVPEFEGTVV; this is encoded by the exons ATGGAATTCTGCAACTCCAACAGGCTGCGTTACTTCACAAGGGACAGTTGCTGTGGAAGTTTGCTTGGTGACTCCGGTCGTGAAGAAATGGGCCAAACCTGGGGCGCAGGTGTCCAAAGGGTGACTTGCTGGTGTGGCGGCAGACCCCTAG CCTTTCTGAGATCACTGCTGCCTTTCCAATGTCGTCGAAACACCTACGACCTCCAGAGAGATGGAGTGCAGAGACTGGAAAGGGAGCCAGTGAGATGCATCAGCATCAGAAAATACGAAG ATGGCACCATGGGGACCACCATAGGCTCTGGGAGAGTCCTGGAGGCCCACAGAAATGAGACGGTGTGGCTGCAGCAGATGCAGGAGGAGGAGGGTTTGAGCACTTTTTCCAG GGGGTCTGGCCCCAGGAGGCCCAAGAGCAGTCAGCACCACCAGCAGCTACTTGCGGTCAAAGAGAGCTTGGAGAAGCTGGTCCCGGGGGTGGCTGAGAACGGCTCCGTCTCTTGTGGGACCCAAAGCCAAGCAGCAGCGGTCCCCTCGCTGCCTGCCTCCCCTACGGAGTTCCCCAGAATGTCAGGGAACCTGCCATGCTCAG AGAGCACGATGGACCAAGGTGAGGCGCCCAGGAAGCTTCCTCAGAGCATCAG GCGGAGGTGGAGCTACAAGCAAGCTGTCAGTAAGGCGTCTGAGAAATGGCACCACATGGACGATGAGGCTCTCACTCCTCCTTGCACCAAGACAGCCTTACCTGTCTGCCCCGGCCGCAAG GTGGTGCAGCCCGTACAAATGTTCCTACAGACAGTGCGAAAGAAGCAGATGCTCGTGACGCTGACCTCCGCCAGCCGCCCCAGTGTCATGAAGTCGTTCATCAAGCGCAACACTGTCCACCATCTGGATGCCGAG GAGAAGGAACTGCAGCAGCTGGAAAAcctgaaaaagaaggaggaggctgAGCTCCTAAGAAAGCAGAAGGTGGAGGAGGACCAGCACCAGCGCCTGGAGGAGATGAAGAT GAAACGGGAAGAGCACCTGTGGAAGGCCCTGAAGGCCCGCAAGCAGGCAGAACAGCTGGAGGTAGAGAAGAAGAAACGCACTGAGCAGAAGTTGGAG GCAAAGCAGAAGCCTCTGGCTAAGAAGGCCAGGAAGAAAACTGCCAGGAAGGTGGAGGAGGCTGAGATGATGCTGAAGCAGGAGGAAGAAGCCTGGAGGCAGAAGAGACTCCAGCAG caggaggaggagcggGAGCAGAAGCGGCAGAGGAAGGTGGCAGAAGCCCTAAGAAACGCGGTGCAGCGGAGGCAGCGGGAGAGGCAGCTGGCGCTGGAGAGGGAGatgcagaggaagagggaggaggagaggctgCAGGCTGAGTG GGAGCGAGCTCTGCAGCTCCACAAGGAGAGATTACTGAAGGAACTGGAAGAGGAGCAGAAGAGG GAGCAAGATCAGCGCCAAGAGCAGGAGCCAAAGAAGCTGCAGAAGGAGCAGGAGAAGAAGGCCAAGGAGGCCAAGGTGGTGGCAGCTACTACTGGAGCCCGTGATAGATGGTTGGATGAGACCACGCACGTGCAG CTCTGGCAGCCCAAGGGgccaggaagagataaagaggtctcctttcttcttcagtcTCCAGTTGGCAACTCTTCTGAAATGACCCCCCAGGCCCCCAAGGGGAGCATCAAGATCATCCCAGACAGTGATGGAATGGATCTGTGTAGTGATGACTCCACAGATGATGAGTTCCAGCCCGGCAGGCCCATTCCTGCTTGGGCCACTG GGTTCCAGCTCAGGCAGGCCACCATCTATCAGTACTATGTCCCTCCTGACATTGACCAGATCTTTGGCACCATCCTCAGTCCGGACCTCGAGGACATATTCCAAAAGAGTAAACCACGTTATCACACTCGCAccagctctgccctctgggattCCTCACCACTTGCCAGAGTCCCGGAGTTTGAGGGAACTGTCGTATGA
- the LOC140522109 gene encoding inner centromere protein-like isoform X4: MEFCNSNRLRYFTRDSCCGSLLGDSGREEMGQTWGAGVQRVTCWCGGRPLDGTMGTTIGSGRVLEAHRNETVWLQQMQEEEGLSTFSRGSGPRRPKSSQHHQQLLAVKESLEKLVPGVAENGSVSCGTQSQAAAVPSLPASPTEFPRMSGNLPCSESTMDQGEAPRKLPQSIRRRWSYKQAVSKASEKWHHMDDEALTPPCTKTALPVCPGRKVVQPVQMFLQTVRKKQMLVTLTSASRPSVMKSFIKRNTVHHLDAEEKELQQLENLKKKEEAELLRKQKVEEDQHQRLEEMKMKREEHLWKALKARKQAEQLEVEKKKRTEQKLEAKQKPLAKKARKKTARKVEEAEMMLKQEEEAWRQKRLQQQEEEREQKRQRKVAEALRNAVQRRQRERQLALEREMQRKREEERLQAEWERALQLHKERLLKELEEEQKREQDQRQEQEPKKLQKEQEKKAKEAKVVAATTGARDRWLDETTHVQLWQPKGPGRDKEVSFLLQSPVGNSSEMTPQAPKGSIKIIPDSDGMDLCSDDSTDDEFQPGRPIPAWATGFQLRQATIYQYYVPPDIDQIFGTILSPDLEDIFQKSKPRYHTRTSSALWDSSPLARVPEFEGTVV; encoded by the exons ATGGAATTCTGCAACTCCAACAGGCTGCGTTACTTCACAAGGGACAGTTGCTGTGGAAGTTTGCTTGGTGACTCCGGTCGTGAAGAAATGGGCCAAACCTGGGGCGCAGGTGTCCAAAGGGTGACTTGCTGGTGTGGCGGCAGACCCCTAG ATGGCACCATGGGGACCACCATAGGCTCTGGGAGAGTCCTGGAGGCCCACAGAAATGAGACGGTGTGGCTGCAGCAGATGCAGGAGGAGGAGGGTTTGAGCACTTTTTCCAG GGGGTCTGGCCCCAGGAGGCCCAAGAGCAGTCAGCACCACCAGCAGCTACTTGCGGTCAAAGAGAGCTTGGAGAAGCTGGTCCCGGGGGTGGCTGAGAACGGCTCCGTCTCTTGTGGGACCCAAAGCCAAGCAGCAGCGGTCCCCTCGCTGCCTGCCTCCCCTACGGAGTTCCCCAGAATGTCAGGGAACCTGCCATGCTCAG AGAGCACGATGGACCAAGGTGAGGCGCCCAGGAAGCTTCCTCAGAGCATCAG GCGGAGGTGGAGCTACAAGCAAGCTGTCAGTAAGGCGTCTGAGAAATGGCACCACATGGACGATGAGGCTCTCACTCCTCCTTGCACCAAGACAGCCTTACCTGTCTGCCCCGGCCGCAAG GTGGTGCAGCCCGTACAAATGTTCCTACAGACAGTGCGAAAGAAGCAGATGCTCGTGACGCTGACCTCCGCCAGCCGCCCCAGTGTCATGAAGTCGTTCATCAAGCGCAACACTGTCCACCATCTGGATGCCGAG GAGAAGGAACTGCAGCAGCTGGAAAAcctgaaaaagaaggaggaggctgAGCTCCTAAGAAAGCAGAAGGTGGAGGAGGACCAGCACCAGCGCCTGGAGGAGATGAAGAT GAAACGGGAAGAGCACCTGTGGAAGGCCCTGAAGGCCCGCAAGCAGGCAGAACAGCTGGAGGTAGAGAAGAAGAAACGCACTGAGCAGAAGTTGGAG GCAAAGCAGAAGCCTCTGGCTAAGAAGGCCAGGAAGAAAACTGCCAGGAAGGTGGAGGAGGCTGAGATGATGCTGAAGCAGGAGGAAGAAGCCTGGAGGCAGAAGAGACTCCAGCAG caggaggaggagcggGAGCAGAAGCGGCAGAGGAAGGTGGCAGAAGCCCTAAGAAACGCGGTGCAGCGGAGGCAGCGGGAGAGGCAGCTGGCGCTGGAGAGGGAGatgcagaggaagagggaggaggagaggctgCAGGCTGAGTG GGAGCGAGCTCTGCAGCTCCACAAGGAGAGATTACTGAAGGAACTGGAAGAGGAGCAGAAGAGG GAGCAAGATCAGCGCCAAGAGCAGGAGCCAAAGAAGCTGCAGAAGGAGCAGGAGAAGAAGGCCAAGGAGGCCAAGGTGGTGGCAGCTACTACTGGAGCCCGTGATAGATGGTTGGATGAGACCACGCACGTGCAG CTCTGGCAGCCCAAGGGgccaggaagagataaagaggtctcctttcttcttcagtcTCCAGTTGGCAACTCTTCTGAAATGACCCCCCAGGCCCCCAAGGGGAGCATCAAGATCATCCCAGACAGTGATGGAATGGATCTGTGTAGTGATGACTCCACAGATGATGAGTTCCAGCCCGGCAGGCCCATTCCTGCTTGGGCCACTG GGTTCCAGCTCAGGCAGGCCACCATCTATCAGTACTATGTCCCTCCTGACATTGACCAGATCTTTGGCACCATCCTCAGTCCGGACCTCGAGGACATATTCCAAAAGAGTAAACCACGTTATCACACTCGCAccagctctgccctctgggattCCTCACCACTTGCCAGAGTCCCGGAGTTTGAGGGAACTGTCGTATGA
- the LOC140522109 gene encoding inner centromere protein-like isoform X2 has product MEFCNSNRLRYFTRDSCCGSLLGDSGREEMGQTWGAGVQRVTCWCGGRPLAFLRSLLPFQCRRNTYDLQRDGVQRLEREPVRCISIRKYEDGTMGTTIGSGRVLEAHRNETVWLQQMQEEEGLSTFSRGSGPRRPKSSQHHQQLLAVKESLEKLVPGVAENGSVSCGTQSQAAAVPSLPASPTEFPRMSGNLPCSESTMDQGEAPRKLPQSIRRRWSYKQAVSKASEKWHHMDDEALTPPCTKTALPVCPGRKVVQPVQMFLQTVRKKQMLVTLTSASRPSVMKSFIKRNTVHHLDAEEKELQQLENLKKKEEAELLRKQKVEEDQHQRLEEMKMKREEHLWKALKARKQAEQLEVEKKKRTEQKLEAKQKPLAKKARKKTARKVEEAEMMLKQEEEAWRQKRLQQQEEEREQKRQRKVAEALRNAVQRRQRERQLALEREMQRKREEERLQAEWERALQLHKERLLKELEEEQKREQDQRQEQEPKKLQKEQEKKAKEAKVVAATTGARDRWLDETTHVQSPVGNSSEMTPQAPKGSIKIIPDSDGMDLCSDDSTDDEFQPGRPIPAWATGFQLRQATIYQYYVPPDIDQIFGTILSPDLEDIFQKSKPRYHTRTSSALWDSSPLARVPEFEGTVV; this is encoded by the exons ATGGAATTCTGCAACTCCAACAGGCTGCGTTACTTCACAAGGGACAGTTGCTGTGGAAGTTTGCTTGGTGACTCCGGTCGTGAAGAAATGGGCCAAACCTGGGGCGCAGGTGTCCAAAGGGTGACTTGCTGGTGTGGCGGCAGACCCCTAG CCTTTCTGAGATCACTGCTGCCTTTCCAATGTCGTCGAAACACCTACGACCTCCAGAGAGATGGAGTGCAGAGACTGGAAAGGGAGCCAGTGAGATGCATCAGCATCAGAAAATACGAAG ATGGCACCATGGGGACCACCATAGGCTCTGGGAGAGTCCTGGAGGCCCACAGAAATGAGACGGTGTGGCTGCAGCAGATGCAGGAGGAGGAGGGTTTGAGCACTTTTTCCAG GGGGTCTGGCCCCAGGAGGCCCAAGAGCAGTCAGCACCACCAGCAGCTACTTGCGGTCAAAGAGAGCTTGGAGAAGCTGGTCCCGGGGGTGGCTGAGAACGGCTCCGTCTCTTGTGGGACCCAAAGCCAAGCAGCAGCGGTCCCCTCGCTGCCTGCCTCCCCTACGGAGTTCCCCAGAATGTCAGGGAACCTGCCATGCTCAG AGAGCACGATGGACCAAGGTGAGGCGCCCAGGAAGCTTCCTCAGAGCATCAG GCGGAGGTGGAGCTACAAGCAAGCTGTCAGTAAGGCGTCTGAGAAATGGCACCACATGGACGATGAGGCTCTCACTCCTCCTTGCACCAAGACAGCCTTACCTGTCTGCCCCGGCCGCAAG GTGGTGCAGCCCGTACAAATGTTCCTACAGACAGTGCGAAAGAAGCAGATGCTCGTGACGCTGACCTCCGCCAGCCGCCCCAGTGTCATGAAGTCGTTCATCAAGCGCAACACTGTCCACCATCTGGATGCCGAG GAGAAGGAACTGCAGCAGCTGGAAAAcctgaaaaagaaggaggaggctgAGCTCCTAAGAAAGCAGAAGGTGGAGGAGGACCAGCACCAGCGCCTGGAGGAGATGAAGAT GAAACGGGAAGAGCACCTGTGGAAGGCCCTGAAGGCCCGCAAGCAGGCAGAACAGCTGGAGGTAGAGAAGAAGAAACGCACTGAGCAGAAGTTGGAG GCAAAGCAGAAGCCTCTGGCTAAGAAGGCCAGGAAGAAAACTGCCAGGAAGGTGGAGGAGGCTGAGATGATGCTGAAGCAGGAGGAAGAAGCCTGGAGGCAGAAGAGACTCCAGCAG caggaggaggagcggGAGCAGAAGCGGCAGAGGAAGGTGGCAGAAGCCCTAAGAAACGCGGTGCAGCGGAGGCAGCGGGAGAGGCAGCTGGCGCTGGAGAGGGAGatgcagaggaagagggaggaggagaggctgCAGGCTGAGTG GGAGCGAGCTCTGCAGCTCCACAAGGAGAGATTACTGAAGGAACTGGAAGAGGAGCAGAAGAGG GAGCAAGATCAGCGCCAAGAGCAGGAGCCAAAGAAGCTGCAGAAGGAGCAGGAGAAGAAGGCCAAGGAGGCCAAGGTGGTGGCAGCTACTACTGGAGCCCGTGATAGATGGTTGGATGAGACCACGCACGTGCAG tcTCCAGTTGGCAACTCTTCTGAAATGACCCCCCAGGCCCCCAAGGGGAGCATCAAGATCATCCCAGACAGTGATGGAATGGATCTGTGTAGTGATGACTCCACAGATGATGAGTTCCAGCCCGGCAGGCCCATTCCTGCTTGGGCCACTG GGTTCCAGCTCAGGCAGGCCACCATCTATCAGTACTATGTCCCTCCTGACATTGACCAGATCTTTGGCACCATCCTCAGTCCGGACCTCGAGGACATATTCCAAAAGAGTAAACCACGTTATCACACTCGCAccagctctgccctctgggattCCTCACCACTTGCCAGAGTCCCGGAGTTTGAGGGAACTGTCGTATGA
- the LOC140522109 gene encoding inner centromere protein-like isoform X3 — translation MGQTWGAGVQRVTCWCGGRPLAFLRSLLPFQCRRNTYDLQRDGVQRLEREPVRCISIRKYEDGTMGTTIGSGRVLEAHRNETVWLQQMQEEEGLSTFSRGSGPRRPKSSQHHQQLLAVKESLEKLVPGVAENGSVSCGTQSQAAAVPSLPASPTEFPRMSGNLPCSESTMDQGEAPRKLPQSIRRRWSYKQAVSKASEKWHHMDDEALTPPCTKTALPVCPGRKVVQPVQMFLQTVRKKQMLVTLTSASRPSVMKSFIKRNTVHHLDAEEKELQQLENLKKKEEAELLRKQKVEEDQHQRLEEMKMKREEHLWKALKARKQAEQLEVEKKKRTEQKLEAKQKPLAKKARKKTARKVEEAEMMLKQEEEAWRQKRLQQQEEEREQKRQRKVAEALRNAVQRRQRERQLALEREMQRKREEERLQAEWERALQLHKERLLKELEEEQKREQDQRQEQEPKKLQKEQEKKAKEAKVVAATTGARDRWLDETTHVQLWQPKGPGRDKEVSFLLQSPVGNSSEMTPQAPKGSIKIIPDSDGMDLCSDDSTDDEFQPGRPIPAWATGFQLRQATIYQYYVPPDIDQIFGTILSPDLEDIFQKSKPRYHTRTSSALWDSSPLARVPEFEGTVV, via the exons ATGGGCCAAACCTGGGGCGCAGGTGTCCAAAGGGTGACTTGCTGGTGTGGCGGCAGACCCCTAG CCTTTCTGAGATCACTGCTGCCTTTCCAATGTCGTCGAAACACCTACGACCTCCAGAGAGATGGAGTGCAGAGACTGGAAAGGGAGCCAGTGAGATGCATCAGCATCAGAAAATACGAAG ATGGCACCATGGGGACCACCATAGGCTCTGGGAGAGTCCTGGAGGCCCACAGAAATGAGACGGTGTGGCTGCAGCAGATGCAGGAGGAGGAGGGTTTGAGCACTTTTTCCAG GGGGTCTGGCCCCAGGAGGCCCAAGAGCAGTCAGCACCACCAGCAGCTACTTGCGGTCAAAGAGAGCTTGGAGAAGCTGGTCCCGGGGGTGGCTGAGAACGGCTCCGTCTCTTGTGGGACCCAAAGCCAAGCAGCAGCGGTCCCCTCGCTGCCTGCCTCCCCTACGGAGTTCCCCAGAATGTCAGGGAACCTGCCATGCTCAG AGAGCACGATGGACCAAGGTGAGGCGCCCAGGAAGCTTCCTCAGAGCATCAG GCGGAGGTGGAGCTACAAGCAAGCTGTCAGTAAGGCGTCTGAGAAATGGCACCACATGGACGATGAGGCTCTCACTCCTCCTTGCACCAAGACAGCCTTACCTGTCTGCCCCGGCCGCAAG GTGGTGCAGCCCGTACAAATGTTCCTACAGACAGTGCGAAAGAAGCAGATGCTCGTGACGCTGACCTCCGCCAGCCGCCCCAGTGTCATGAAGTCGTTCATCAAGCGCAACACTGTCCACCATCTGGATGCCGAG GAGAAGGAACTGCAGCAGCTGGAAAAcctgaaaaagaaggaggaggctgAGCTCCTAAGAAAGCAGAAGGTGGAGGAGGACCAGCACCAGCGCCTGGAGGAGATGAAGAT GAAACGGGAAGAGCACCTGTGGAAGGCCCTGAAGGCCCGCAAGCAGGCAGAACAGCTGGAGGTAGAGAAGAAGAAACGCACTGAGCAGAAGTTGGAG GCAAAGCAGAAGCCTCTGGCTAAGAAGGCCAGGAAGAAAACTGCCAGGAAGGTGGAGGAGGCTGAGATGATGCTGAAGCAGGAGGAAGAAGCCTGGAGGCAGAAGAGACTCCAGCAG caggaggaggagcggGAGCAGAAGCGGCAGAGGAAGGTGGCAGAAGCCCTAAGAAACGCGGTGCAGCGGAGGCAGCGGGAGAGGCAGCTGGCGCTGGAGAGGGAGatgcagaggaagagggaggaggagaggctgCAGGCTGAGTG GGAGCGAGCTCTGCAGCTCCACAAGGAGAGATTACTGAAGGAACTGGAAGAGGAGCAGAAGAGG GAGCAAGATCAGCGCCAAGAGCAGGAGCCAAAGAAGCTGCAGAAGGAGCAGGAGAAGAAGGCCAAGGAGGCCAAGGTGGTGGCAGCTACTACTGGAGCCCGTGATAGATGGTTGGATGAGACCACGCACGTGCAG CTCTGGCAGCCCAAGGGgccaggaagagataaagaggtctcctttcttcttcagtcTCCAGTTGGCAACTCTTCTGAAATGACCCCCCAGGCCCCCAAGGGGAGCATCAAGATCATCCCAGACAGTGATGGAATGGATCTGTGTAGTGATGACTCCACAGATGATGAGTTCCAGCCCGGCAGGCCCATTCCTGCTTGGGCCACTG GGTTCCAGCTCAGGCAGGCCACCATCTATCAGTACTATGTCCCTCCTGACATTGACCAGATCTTTGGCACCATCCTCAGTCCGGACCTCGAGGACATATTCCAAAAGAGTAAACCACGTTATCACACTCGCAccagctctgccctctgggattCCTCACCACTTGCCAGAGTCCCGGAGTTTGAGGGAACTGTCGTATGA